A stretch of DNA from Sylvia atricapilla isolate bSylAtr1 chromosome 3, bSylAtr1.pri, whole genome shotgun sequence:
CTAATGGCAATTTACCAGCTGTTCACAGAGGAAATATTACAGCAACAGTTCCTCCATCAAGATCCCACATCTTCTGGTTTCTCAGACTCCTGAGCATGAGGGAATTCCAGAAATACCCAGTGTTACCCCACAATTAAACAGTGTGAACAGCACCTAAGAGCTACAAAGTTAACCAACCAAAATGGAAATTTCTAATATGTTTTGGAAGCTTTTCAGAAGCCACCCTTTCAGAAGGGTTGGAAAAGATTGTAACTCAAAGTTGTTTCTTTCACAAATAACCCACACAAAGCATTAACAGCTCAAGACCTGGTATTTTTGATGTATTGTTGGAGTACCACATTCTCAAAATGCATGCTTTAACTAATCCAGAGAGATTTGAATCATGTTGCTAGGACACAGGCATGTGACTATTTCTCACAGTTCTTGAGAATTTAGAGCTATTATGAGTAAATAATCCAAACATGTCATTCTACAAATAACATATGCATTGAAACACACAGTTAAAATTAACAGCACTTCAACAACAAATTTGACTTACTCAGTAGTTGCATATCAACACCTTTGGGGACCATCTGCAACAAAATAGTTGAGGTCTCCTTTATAAGTGGGAATGCAGAAGACAAGATGATGAACACCATAACTATTGTCAGGCTTGGATCAATGTAGCACTGCCAGTTACATGGAGCATTCCCCAGAGGATGTACATAGAAGATAGAAGCAGTAACTACCACGACCACTGATCCAAGTGCATCTCCCATAACATGCAAAAGAACACCTGAAACAAATAGCACAATTTCCATTagtggggtgggttttgggtttttttttgctttgttttggttttttctacAGGGAGGTGTAATGCTGCGTTTTTCAAGTATGTTCCACTTGACATGAAGAATGCAATATTCCAGCCATGAATATCCTAACTAAAGTTTTCAATAACAGCTTTTGGAAAAAGCAGCAAGGGAAATACTGACTCTGAAGAACTGCTGTTTGAGTGGGATGCATTATTAAGCACGTAGGATATGCTAGCGACTGCTATCCAACTGCAAAGCCATGGTAACACAAAATGTGCTTGCTTAAATGCATGAAGATTATTAGCACATCCCGGCACattaaatccaaattaaaaattGATGACTAAATCTATCCATTCTACCCTAGAAGCTGAGTGCTGCAGACCACCCCAATAACAGTTATCTTCACCCCACCGGTTTCTGTAACACTGCTGAAATCTGATAAACTGCCTAAGGGAAATCTAAGATGGCTCCAAATACCCTCAGATGCCAATTTTTAGATCAAACTTGGTTACCAGTCATATGGAACCTCGTTCCATCAATACTACTAGTCTTCAGACCTGCCAAAAATCAGAATCTGGTTCCAGAGTCAGTTACATGGTTTAATGCCTCGACTACTCTGAGAGGAATGCTGGGTACTTCTTTTTACACCTTATAAAGGTGGTTTATACAAAGGCAAAGACACAAAACAGGCTCTTAGAGTAACATATTTAGCTTCTCTATAACTACAATGACCAAAGCAGTCTTCTTGCTAGAGTTACAAAACTCCAAGCagtgcctttttcttctttttcactaCTCTACATAAACTTCCCTCTTCCCATCACTGCTCAAACATGATccagttttgttattttttactgttctgACTCatattttattgcagaaaataaatcccaTGCCTGAATTCAGAACATCTCTCTCTATAGGAAGTGAATTTCTTTGTCAATACTTTTTGTCTGGGAGCTGTGAGAGAAGAAATTGAACCACCTCTTTTTAACAACCCTATCACACACACTTTTAAGTGAGAAGCAGTAAAAGGCTACCCCCAAAACTCACTAACAACACAGCAAAGAGTTTTGATGATGCTGGATACTGGACTAGCCCTAGAACTCTGCCTATGCTGCTGTTTCTTGCCAGCTCTGTACATGCACCTTGATCTGTGTGAGAAATGAAGGCTACGATCTCTGGAATTCCTCCAAAGCACTTGGGTCAGATAAGAAAGTACAAGCTCCTGGTGAGTCCAGCTCTTTATGCTGGAGTCAGGCATGTTCTGCCCCATTTGGCAGACTACCACAGGGTTTTACTCCTCCTAACAGTGTTGTagtgtttccttttcatttacAAATAGTCCTGATTCAGCATGGGCTATCAGCTGTTGCACTAACAAGAGGGACGGGCAGGATGCAGTTGCATTGCCCAGGCAACTAACAAGAGGGCACAGCTTataaagaacaggaaaatgcttcagaaaGTCTTCTTTagagttaaggaaaaaaaacaaaacaaacaaacaaacaaaaaaaaccctaactaTGTCAGAATTTTGATGAATTAGTAATTGAAAATACAGGATTTGGAAAAATGTTTACTTTACATTCTTAACGTCATTAATATGTAATCCTGGTAATGCATCACAGAATTAGGGCTCAGACAGAAATGCATCCATTTCCCTGTAAAATCCCAAAAGCTATGATTATAAGCTGGAATGAAAGAAGAATCTTTACTAAATGAAGTCAGTATGGTAAGACCATAGGTAGCAGTTTCCAACAGCTTGCATTCCAAAGTCTAACTGAACTACTCTGCATATGCTCAAGCagtaaaaggaataatttcacACTACAATAATCAATCCTGCCACGTAGAATTTGTGGGTCCCTGTTCCTACCAGTTATAAAATCAAGAAAGCCATTCCTCTACCAATCAATTTTGTCCAGCCATGTTTTTCAGGAAGGCTCCAGTTCCacaacaaaagaattttttgcCAAGTGACTATGAAGTAAGTACAGCTTGTAACaaacttaaaaggaaaagtatGGATTGAATCAGACTTTCAAAGACACATATCTTTATGACTACAGAAGCAAGGAATGTTTATAAAGACACTAAGAACAGATTTTGCAAAGGTGACATACTAATgtatgaaatttttaaaaatttcattttaaaaatcaaagatgatatgcattttaaaataactgtcaCAAAATTCCTTACCCTTCAGACATTTCTTGAAAGCTTCCAGCATCTTTATGCCTAAGCATGGTGATTCAGGCAAGCAAGGCCTTCTCTAAAGTAATTGGTTCCTTacccttctcttctccattcCCTGAGTGTGACAGTTTGCTTATCCTGAGCCAATCATCTTACCACTATAATGCCATAATATCCAGTGACACCAGCTTCTAGACACTCAAGCAAGTGTTGTGGCTCTAGCAcatggtttgattttccaaAGCATCTTCCCCTACAGATGAATTTATGTAGCTCTGCAAACACTTTTGAAAGccagacacacacaaaacaccCCCAGTGAAGCCAAGGACCTGGCTGCTACACTGACCTTTCAAGCTGGATTCATGCAAAACCAACTCACACAACTTTGGGGGAATACCAGCTGCTGATCAGTGACCATAAGAAACCTGAAACTACTGTTCTGATGGAGGCTTCTGATAGTCCTTTCCTTGGGAACAACTCAGTATTTCATCTCCTCAAAGACATTTGCTTTTGGCTCTGCTCAGAGTAGGTACATAAATGTGTATGCATAGAAACGCTTGCATGGACAGGGATAGACATGTGGGTAATTTATTCCTAGCAGTAGCTTAATGTTTCACTCCACAGATTCCCAGAGACCTGCCAAATTACAACCGTAGGAAGGGGTGATCCTGTCACACACTCACAGGGATGGGTTCACACCTGTGAAAGCACCATGCTGAGGCACCAGTTTCAGAACCCTTTTACTTATGCTGACAACAAAACATTATCAACCTGGGGGTTTAGgaggatttctgttttctgcccaAAAGCATTTTAAGGTTGAAAACTGCTCAACTATTACATCAGCGACACCCAAAGATGCGTCTCATAGCTACCTGTGTCACCTTCCTGTAAAGCCTCTAATGACTTAAGAGCTTATTGCAACAGGGTTTGTGTCCTTTCCAAATGTTCAGCTGCACTCTTCTaagaattaaaatcaaaacGTGAGCACACTCAAAGCCAAATCAGCATGACACTATTTTGTTACTACTTATGCTATTccataaaatcaaaatatttctgctagAGAAAACTGCATCCAATTACACGGAAGATTCCGTTTCATACTGATATTTGTGGGTATGTATGTAAATCTGAAATGGAAATCATAAAGCGTCTGAAGTTAATTTAACACTAGCAATATACTCCCTATGCCATACCTCTTATGTTCAAGGCTTCagactttttctcttttttcgTCTCAGACCCCTCTTCAGGGCACTTTTGGTCATTTGGTGAATCACCTGCATTCAAAGAAGAAACGCTGTGTTGTGTATAAGttctacaaacagaaaaaacatcaaCCTTCTCAAAACCAACTTACTTCAAAGatgacaagaagaaaaacaaaaacaagccaaaacaTTTCCCGTGCAGCTCCCTGGACAACGCCTCCTGCCCCCCTCCCGAGGGGACACCCAGCAGCCCGGGGTAAAGTACAAGGTGAAAGATGCAGCGGGCGCCTGAGTGAGTTTAGTGAAACCCCCCGGGGCCCACGGGTGGCCTCGGAGCTCTGAAAGGGTGCAGAGGATTGGGCCAACAGCTCGGCGGGTCCCGAGGGAAAAcgagggggagagaggggatggggaagggtACGAGGGATGCCgaagggagggaggggtggAGAGAGATGCGGGACACGAGGGGAAGGCGAAGCGCAGCCGAAAGGCACCTGCTTCATCCTCCTGGCCGTCCGGGGTGCCACCGGGCACGGCCCGCAGCGCGGCAGCCGCGGGGGGACGGGGGGAGCGGCGTCGCCTGCGGCAGCAGGCGCCCCAGTCCTGGAAGACGAGGAGCCCCACGACGTTGACGGCGAGGCCGAGGGTGCCGACGATGAGCACCAGCTGGGCGTCGTCTATGGGCTCGGGCCGGGCGAGGCGGAGGATGGAGTCCACGAGGATGGTGAAGCAGAGGGCGGTGAGGAAGACGGCGTTGCTGAGCGCTCCCACCGCCTCGGCGCGGCTGTAGCCGTAGGTGGCGCGGGGACCGCGGCTGCTGCGGCGGGCGATGCGCCCGGTGGTGAGCCCCACGCAGAGGGAGATGAGGTCCGAGAGCATGTTGAAGGAGTCTGAGATCAGCGCGATGGAGTTGCCCAGGTATCCGGACACCAGCTCGGCCACGAAGAAGCCGACGGTGAGCACCAGCATGAAGATGAGGCGGCACGTCTTGCCCGAGTACCGCCCCATGGCGGCCGTGCGCTGCCGGCCGGTAACGCTCCGCgccagcgccgccgcccgcccgccgcaATAAGTggcgccggcccggcccggcccgcacCGCCCCGCCCGGGGGCACCGCCCCGCCCGTCCCGCCCCGGCCACCGCCGGCCCCGAGCAGCGGAATCAACCAGCCCTGGAATAAAGAGCGCATAGATGGGCCGCGGGGAGGCGCGGAgccggcgcggcggcgggggaAGGGCCCTCCCGGGCAGGCACAGCTACCCAAGGCTGTCCTGCCTGCGCTCCTGCCATCCCGAGACGGTGAGATTCCAGCGACGGATCCAATAATCACCGACCTTTGGTGCTTTATTGGCGACGAAAGTGCCAAACCGAAGGACAGAGTGCCATCTACTGAGCCAGCTCGTTTCCAGCCACCAACCTTTAAAAGGGTGTGTCAAAAAGCCAAGCGAATCCTgagctgcatccaaagcagcgtggCCAGAAGGTTGAAGGTgattctcctctgctctggtgagaccccacctgcagtaTTGCATTCAGATCTGGGGACCCCAACATAAGAAGAACGTGGAGCTGTTGGACCAAggccagaggaggccacaaatTTGATAAGAGGACTGGGGCCTGTGAAGACACCTTCACTTCacctatgaagacaggctgagaatGCTGGGGCTGTTCATTGTGCACAAGATTGTGGAGAGACCTcatagcagccttccagtatctgaagtGGGGCTTTAGGGAAGCCAGAGAGGGGCTCTTCATCAGGAATGGTAGTTATAGAACAAGGAGTAATGGCTACAAACAGAAAGAGGCAAATTTAGGGTGGTAAGatactggcacaggttgcccagggaggttgtggatgccccatccctgtcagtgttcaagaccaggttggatggggccctgagaaacctggtctatTGACAggtctccctgcccatggcaggatcTTCAAGGTCCATTCCAACTCTTAACAtttcatgattctatgaaaatagTACTTTAGTGTTCACAAATCTGTCACTATcatacaagaaaaataattgcatgcACTTTTTAACCTACAGGATACTCTACAAGAACCAAGATATGGTAGTAAACCTCTAGCTTTTATTTGTAgatgttttgttgcttttgttcttAGTTGTTGCAAAAATGACAACCCCactcacaaacagaaaaaagagaggTGGACTACTGATGCATTGTTTCAAATTGAGCAACtaaaggagctgctgtgaaatCAAGTCATCCTCAACTATGGAGTTCTCAGTATCAGAACTGGgcccaaaaataataaataaaatatgtaagaCCTAGAGAAAATCACATCCTTAAAATGTTATCCTGTGAGAGTTTGGAGAATTTCAGCTATGCCAGAGGCAAACCAGTGCCGAGGTACCACTTCAGCAGCTACAATTCGCACTGAAGTGCCACATCACACGTTTCACCATGCTTGACAAAGCACCCATTGCTGTCAGATTTTAAACCAGCAAAGCCAGGGAACACTATCTTGTCCCACCTACCTAAAGCAGTGCTCTCCACAACCAGAAATTCCTTAAGGACCTCAGGAATTTCCCCTTTGTACTCACTCTGAAGCCATTGCTTTGATACTGCTGTTGATTGAGCCCTTCCTTGAATACATCTTTTAAATGAGGCTTCTCCATTTCACCGAATTCTGTGCACAGAATCCAAGATGTGTAGTTACCTCAGGAGTGGACTTGAGTAGCCTTTCAGGGGATAGTCTCCCCAGCAAGGAATTAACACACAACTCCCAATTAGGCAGAGACTCACACATTCAATATCCTGCAATATGCAAATTcacaaatgcataaaaataaatgtattgaaATGAACCTtaccataaaaataaacaaacacagctgTGGGAGAGGGTAGAATAACATTCATCAACACACATTTCAGCTCTAGTATTACAACTACTGACATAGGATAGGAGATGCTTAATGGTTGTGCCAAATCAAAAGCACATAGGTAGAAAAATATGAGTTACAGGAAGTTTAATACTCAGATATCGTTTTTAAAATGACAGACTATATCTTCTGTACTATGATTAATTATAGAAAACTCTGCCCCTCTGGCATTTCACTgacaatcaaaaaaaaaaaaaaaaaaaagacagctctCTGAAGCCCAGCTAATTGCACCTTCCTAGAACTGACAGGAATTTCCAGTGGCTTTTATTTTAGGAAGACATAATACAGTAGCTGAAACATCCTTAATCCTCCTGTGAAAAATATTCGTCAACCCTCTTTGAAAAACAAGGAAGTTTCATAGCCTTGAACTTActtcaaaacataaaaatatcacagttattttgaagaaatagtGTAAGAAATATTGTTTTCAGCAAATAAGGCTGTGATATGTCCTCTGACATGGAGCACAATTACAGCTGACTCTCTGAAGGTGTGAGAAACTGTTTGTGTTCAGAACCTCAGCTCTGACACTGGATCTGCTGATCCACTGATTATTCCTTCTGTCAAGCTCACACATCTCCATCTGCTTGTCACAGAAGAGCCACACACCGACACAGGAACAGAGCAGTGTCTGCTGGGTCAGACCACAGATTCGTGTCTGGACTCTTTCCAGTTCCCATCTACACCTTTGGGAGATGAGGGAACCAAACCTGCAGTCTTCAAAACACAGGGCAGATACAGAGGAACAGGACATAAACTGATACATGAGTAAAGAGGAACAGCAAAAGTCCTGATTGTCTCCTTTATCCTTTCCCTATATGGTCTCACATTTTATTcacttttctcttctgaataTTTAGCACATATTCTTATGGAACTGATCATTCActcctgctttctgtttctcatCTTCCATCACAGCTTAAGCTGGCTGGCAACTCTGCCACACAGCAGCTTGCTCTCTCCCACCCCcaggaggacagggaggagaatcagaaaaaaaaaaattaaaaaccatatgggttgagataagaacagtttaataattgaaacaaagtaaaaaaacaacaccccccccccccaaaaaaaaaaaaaaaccaacaaaaaaccaaagaacaaaccaacaaaaaacaaaaaaaaaaccacccacaaaaccaaaccaaaccgaaaagaaaccaaagaaacaagTGATGCAAAACAAATGCTCACCATCCTCTGCCCGATGCCCAGCTGATCCCCCGGCAGTGATCAATGACTCCTGGCCAGCTCCTCTCAGCTCATGTTCTGAGAATGACTCTGTGGTTTGGAATATCCCTTTGACCAATTCAGGTCTTCCCTGttctggctgtgctccctctcAGCTTCTTGTGCAGgtcctcactggcagagcatggaaaactgaaaagtcTTTGACTTGGAGTAAGCACTACTCAGCAGTGACTAAAGCATCAGAGTGCTATCAATATTTTCCTCATGCTGAATCCAAGATACAGTGCTGTACCAGTTTctatgaagaaaatgaactctcCCAGACAAGACCAGGACATATTCTGACCAGCTCTTCATCCATGGAAGGGCCTTTCCCTTTGCACTAAGGCTGCTTAGAAGCCGCTTGGACATCCAAGCTTTTACTTTTCCCATTATGCATCCAAATCCTCTCTGTCCCTCTTTATCCAGGTGCCACAATCACCTAAAGACAAACGACTGCCAGGTAAGCAAAGTTACCCTAATCATTCTCATTCAATGAGTTGTTGCTTTcaatagcaaaaataattaattcaggCGAATCTTCAGAATATCTTTTGTGTTATCCCTGTAGCTCTTTTACATTTTGATCTCCttccacacagtccaaaagaAAGCCATGATCCTGAACACAGGAGTCACTGACCCCATTACCAGTTTTCACTCAGgctcttcctcctttctggCACCTCCATTCTGCCTGCACAAAGCCACCTGCAGTATCAGAACATGTGGTCTCAAATGCTTTTAGAAAGGAACCACATGTATGATTGCTCTGCAGTGTGCTTGGCATCTGTGTGTGTCTTACACTGGCTGTAGACATTCAACAGTAGAATGTTATGATTTCACCTATTCATCCTGTCCTGAGATGGCATGAGCAAGCTACAtattattaaacaaaaaagcagcCTGAATGTCCCAGGTTCTCCATTTCTGACTATGCTGAGTTGGAACAAGTTCTTATGAGATACAGAAAAGGAGGTCCAGCACCTTagttttctaaattatttgCCAACTTTTGTTTCAGCTACCAcgctgctggaaaagctgcagtttcCTCATCCTAATCAAgaacagaaattagaaaaattcttcagaagTTCTAAAACTATTACAAATTTACCTTCTGAACCCTAAAGATGCAAAGCACTCCTGTAAGCTTCAAGATCTCTGTGTACCAAGCTTTCAAAGTACTCAACATAAGAATTTTTAACACTTAGCTGTTGGCAGCCAAGAGGCTGTCCCCACCTGTGGCCATAAGCGGATGCTTAGGTAACAGAAAAGCAGGGTAAGTATATATTATACTTTCCTTTAATACTCTTTTATGCTTCGAGTGTTTTCAGCCCAAGTGAGTTTCTGAGTTAGCTATCTGTATCTAGTAGCCCtcaatggatttttctttcatgtcctaGTCCAGCCTCTCACTCAGCAATGCAGACTTCAACATTAATTGGAAACAAGCTCCACACATGACCTCTCATGGTGTGAAGAACCATAGGATAGTTTAATTTGGAATCTCCCTGCCACAGGAAGAGACATGggcaggttgctcaaagccccataCAACCTGGCCAGGAGCACTTCCAAGGATAGGGCggtcacagcttctctgggcaatgtactccagtgtctcaccaccctcagagtaaagaatttcttcccaatacctcatctaaacctaccctctgccagtctgaagccattcccccttgtgctgtcactacctgctcttgtaaaaagtccctctcctgctctctcgTGGGCTACTTTAGATAATGGAAGGTGCCTTAAGGTCCCCccagagccttcccttctccaggctgaacaacctcagctctctcagcctattgcctttttctcattgttttgaATCTGAATCCTGCTAGTTACACTTAACTGGTTCTTGTTTCAGAAGACAGGACAAACGTTCAATGGCTACTGATCTTCCCTACTCCACTCTTGGTTTTGCAGATGTGTGCCACATCTTCCTTaagttattatttttcaagGTGGCAGGTGAAAATCTACTTAATTACTTGCAGAGAAGCCATCACCAGCCATTGAAAGCAGAATATCTCTGTAATTATGAATTATGACAACAATAACAACAGTAATGATGGCAATTTTCTTCTACTGTTGAATGAAAATAATGTCACTCATAGTCTCGTGCTTCTGTAGAATTTGGATACAAAGAGAATCATAAAAATAAGGAACTACTAGAATTACAATTAAGAGAGATCACTCTTCACTCTGCCTATCAAAGTCCTGTCAGACTAATTTTTAACCCATCATAAAAAATTGTTTACAATGACATTTCAGGAATCACCTGGAAGAAactaaagaatgaaaaaagccAACGCCCACACTCTGCTGTACGTAATGAAGAAGTTATGCCTCTTTAAGGCTGTGGGGAGGAAAATAGTATGTTTGTACTCAAAAGTTGAGGCTGATCCTGGGCACATGACATTTAAAGGCAGCATCCCTAGCCTGAAATGCAATAGGTGGCTGTGAGAGGGCCTTTAACTTCTTTTCAAGAAGACCTGGTGACAGCCTTGACTGTGGAATCATGGACCAAATTCATAGCAAATATAATGGAAACCATGTGGCTTCTGCCACAGATAAATTCAACCACagaatgaagaacaaaataaacaccAGCCAACAGACCTAGTTGTGGAAAGTGGTTTGTTCTTCATTCCTTGCTCATTTTATTTGTGTCTCCCTCTCACACCCGGAAGAGGAAAATGGGGTCTCTTGGCATAGACTGTAAGGTGGAATGGCTGGTTAGCTTCAGTCAGCTTCAGTCCAGGGAGCAGAAGCCTAGACCAGCAAGACTTTGGTAGTCCGGGGGAAAGCTTTATCAGTGTCCTTGGCAGAGTACAGAGGTGAACGTTCCTGGATTTTTAATCAGAGCTGTGACTTCTTGTCATAGTCCTGAAACTGTCCTGGGGAGAAACTCTACTGGAATTTGGCctgagaatgtatttttttatgctCTCCTTAATTTCACTTGAATGTACTGGTGGGTCAATCTGAATGACGAGCCTGTGGGATTATTTAATTCCTAGGCTTGAAtgtcttctttttgttttatttttttcctattttaacaTGGTTGTTCAGAAAATCACCATTCTCTGCACTTAATACCCAGCATATAAAAGCTTTTTGCATACTTTAGTACATATCCAGTCAGTCTCTGCTCAATTACCTGGATAAAActtcctgaaatatttcaaatacttcactttttaaaaaggtgtTGTTCCGTTATGTTTCTCATataaatgtatgtgtgtgtatttatgtaCATATGACTTTCTCCTGGTAGCATAGCACATAAAGAAAGCCACTAGTTTTGTCACTGTAAATTGCATTGAGTCCTATTGTAAAAGCTTCATTTTCTATATCAGCAGCATTTCTAGACTGAAACTGATACCAGACTTACGTCTGTGTCAAACTGTCTGCAGAACATCCAAATAAAACAATTGCAGTTAACATATACAACATGTCAGccttaaaaaaccccattgtATTGAAACTATTTATGACTTTGAACTCAGTTATCTCAGAgtccttttatttccttacagCTCACTCCAGATACTGTGATGTAATTCAGAGGCTGTCAATGCCCTTACTAAGAAACTGGTTCAAGGCTGAGAGCAAATGCAGGTACCCAAAGTTCAGCAGCACTAGCACTGTTGGAATCTAGGTTCAGAGAGTTTAATCTCACCTTTATGCTGTTGCATAAACCATCCAGGGATGCTTTGATTGCTTTACTCAGAGACGTCACTTT
This window harbors:
- the SLC30A10 gene encoding calcium/manganese antiporter SLC30A10, coding for MGRYSGKTCRLIFMLVLTVGFFVAELVSGYLGNSIALISDSFNMLSDLISLCVGLTTGRIARRSSRGPRATYGYSRAEAVGALSNAVFLTALCFTILVDSILRLARPEPIDDAQLVLIVGTLGLAVNVVGLLVFQDWGACCRRRRRSPRPPAAAALRAVPGGTPDGQEDEAGDSPNDQKCPEEGSETKKEKKSEALNIRGVLLHVMGDALGSVVVVVTASIFYVHPLGNAPCNWQCYIDPSLTIVMVFIILSSAFPLIKETSTILLQMVPKGVDMQLLTDRLARVPGVSSLHEVHVWELASGKNIATLHVKCQTPSDYQDAAHKMRKIFHEAGVHSVTIQPEYVDDKTSQLLCSSPCISKACDSHLCCSQRELPRAETNGYMEKSGSSPSAQHKDNVCSRKSDVEIPMEDPVAEESVKNCDVSDDKFHSGATRL